AACGGCGCGCGCGGCCGCGCACGCGGCATGGAGATCGCCTACCAGCAGTACTTCGACATGCTGCCGGGCTGGCTGTCGGGCTTCGGCCTGCAAGCCAACTACACCTACGTGGACGGCAAGCAGAAGCTGTACAACCCGGTGTATTCGGTCTACTGCTCGGGCAGCGACGGCGGCACCAGCAACCTGAACCTGAACCTGAACGGCTGCGACATCGACGGCAAGACCTTCGGCGACCTGCCGCTGCAGGGCCTGTCGAAGAACACGTACAACGTGGCGCTGATGTACGACAAGGAGAAGTTCTCGGCGCGCCTGGCCTGGAACTGGCGCTCGAAGAACCTGCAGGGCGTGAACGTGAACGGTACCCGCGGCACCGACGGCACCGACACCAACCCGGCCAGCAGCACCGTCGGCCAGCACAACGTGGCCTGGGCGCTGCCGACCTACGCCGATTCGTACGGCCAGCTGGATGCCTCGGTGTTCTACAACATCAGCGAAAACCTGTCGCTCGGCCTGGAAGCGCAGAACCTGACCGACGCCAAGTACAAGCAGCTGATGCAGCAGGGGATCGGCCTGAAGGGCCGCGCCTGGTTCGTCTCGGGCCCGCGCTACACGGCCTCGCTGCGTTACTCGTTCTAAGCAGCACGACGGCGGCCGGGATGTTCTCCCGGCCGTTTTTTTCACACGCCGACGCCGAAGGACCCGCTCGCGCATGACTACCCCATTTTTCCGCCGCGCCGCCCTGTGCGCGTTCCTGGCCGCTGCCGGCCTCCATACAGTGTCAATCGCCGCTGCGACCGCCGCCGAGATGCCGCGCTTGGTCGAGCAGAACGGCCGCCACGCCCTGCTGGTCGACGGCGCCCCGTTCCTGGTGCTGGGCGGCCAGGCCCAGAACTCCAGCAACTATCCGGCCGCGCTGCCCAAGGTGTGGGAAGCGCTCAAGGACGCCCACGCCAACACCCTCGAGATCCCGGTGGCCTGGGAACAGATCGAGCCGCGCGAAGGCAAGTTCGACTTCGGCTACGTCGACACCCTGGTGGCGCAGGCGCGCCAGAACGGCATGCGCCTGGTGCTGCTGTGGTTCGGCACCTGGAAGAATACCGGCCCGTCGTACACGCCGGAGTGGGTCAAGTTCGACAACACGCGCTTCCCGCGCATGGTCGACAAGGACGGCAAGACCAGCTACTGCCTGTCGCCGCTGGGCGAAGCCACGCTGGCGGCCGATAAAAAGGCCTTCGTGGCGCTGATGGAGCACGTCAGGAAAATCGACGCGGACAAGAAGACCGTGATCATGGTGCAGGTCGAGAACGAGGTCGGCACCTACGGCGTGGCGCGCGACTACGGCGCGCGCGGCCAGGCCGCCTTTGCCCAGCCGGTGCCCGCCGCCGTGTTGGCGCAACAGCCGGCGCCGGCCGGCCGCCCGGCCCAGGGCAACTGGTCCGAGGTATACGGCGACTACGCCGAACAGTATTTCCACAGCTGGGCCATCGCCAGCTACATCGAGGAGATCGCCAAGGCCGGCCGCGCCGTGTACGACCTGCCGATGTACGTGAACAACGCGCTGCGCGATCCGCAGCCGCTGGACGACCCGCGCGCGCCGCTGCCGTGGCGCGCCAACTTCGCCAGCGGCGGCCCGACCTACGACGTGATCGGCATCTACAAGGCCGCCGCGCCGCACATCGACTTCGCCGCGCCCGACATCTACATGCCGGAATCGAACAAGGTCAGCGCCATCCTGGCCAGCTTCCAGCGCCGCGACAATGCGCTGATGGTGCCGGAAATGGGCAATGCCGAAGGCTATGCGCGCTACGTCTACCAGATCATCGGCAAGGGCGCACTGGGCGTGGCGCCGTTCGGCATCGACTACGCCGAATACAGCAACTACCCGCTCGGCGCGAAATACATCGACCGCCGCATGGTCGAGCCGTTCGCGAAGATCTACAAGGTGTTCGCGCCGATGGGACGCACCTGGGCCAAATGGGCGCTGGCCGGCCGCACCTGGGGCGTGGCCGAAGGCGACGACCGCGCGCCGCAGACGGTGGAGATGAACGGCTGGAAGGCGACCCTGTCGTTCCGCGAATTCCAGTTCGGCGAGCGCGAATACCTGCGCGACAAGACCGAATTCGCCGCCGGTACCGAGCACCCGTCGGGCGGCGTGGCGATCGCCCAGGTCGGCCCGGACGAGTTCGTGCTGATCGGGCAGCAGATCCGTGTCAAGCTGTCCGGGCTGGGGGCCAACAAGGAGAAGCCGTCGATGTACGCGCGCGTGGAAGAAGGGCGCTTCGACAAGGACGGCAAGTGGGTCATGGAGCGCA
The genomic region above belongs to Massilia forsythiae and contains:
- a CDS encoding GH35 family beta-galactosidase: MTTPFFRRAALCAFLAAAGLHTVSIAAATAAEMPRLVEQNGRHALLVDGAPFLVLGGQAQNSSNYPAALPKVWEALKDAHANTLEIPVAWEQIEPREGKFDFGYVDTLVAQARQNGMRLVLLWFGTWKNTGPSYTPEWVKFDNTRFPRMVDKDGKTSYCLSPLGEATLAADKKAFVALMEHVRKIDADKKTVIMVQVENEVGTYGVARDYGARGQAAFAQPVPAAVLAQQPAPAGRPAQGNWSEVYGDYAEQYFHSWAIASYIEEIAKAGRAVYDLPMYVNNALRDPQPLDDPRAPLPWRANFASGGPTYDVIGIYKAAAPHIDFAAPDIYMPESNKVSAILASFQRRDNALMVPEMGNAEGYARYVYQIIGKGALGVAPFGIDYAEYSNYPLGAKYIDRRMVEPFAKIYKVFAPMGRTWAKWALAGRTWGVAEGDDRAPQTVEMNGWKATLSFREFQFGEREYLRDKTEFAAGTEHPSGGVAIAQVGPDEFVLIGQQIRVKLSGLGANKEKPSMYARVEEGRFDKDGKWVMERNWNGDQTDYGLNLPATPTVLKVRMGTY